The DNA segment CACGACGGGGATCAGCACGTTGGTCAGGGCGATACCGGCCGTGGCGATCAGCGTTCCGCCGAGCACCACGTACGGCCCGTCGAGGACACGGACGAGCAGTCCGGCGATCAGGATGGTCAGCGCCACGCTGATGGCCCGGCTCAGGCCGATTCGCCGCGACAGCCACGGCGCCGCCAATCCGGCTGCGGCGAAACACAATCCGGGCAGCGTGGTCAGCACACCGGCCCACGTCGCGGTCGCGCCCATGGAATCGCGCATCTCGCCCAGCAGCGGTCCGACGCTGGTGATCGCGGGACGCAGGTTCAGGGCGGTCAGGATGACGGCGATCGTCAGCAACACGCCGCCGGCGGCCCGCACGCCGAGAGCGTGCTCGTCGACGATGCCCACCTCACCCGATGTGGTGTTGACGCGCGTGTTGCCGTTCACCGAGGTATCGTCCCATACATCCCATGATTGGACGAATGGAGTTTCTGTGCCGCTCGCCACGACACGTCGCGCCGGCCTGGTCGACCAGGTGATCGCTCAACTGCGCGAGTCCGTGTCCTCTGGCGAATGGCCGGTGGGCACGCGGATACCGACGGAGCCCGCGCTGGTCGCGGCGCTGGGCGTCGGGCGCAACACGGTCCGCGAGGCGGTGCGTGCGCTCGCCCACGGCGGGATCCTCGAGGTCCGTCAGGGCGACGGCACCTACGTCCGCGCCACCAGCGAGGTGTCCGGGGCGTTGCGCAGGCTGTGCGGTTCCGAACTGCGCGAGGTGCTCGAGGTCCGGCGCTGTCTCGAAGTGGAGGGCGCCCGGTTGGCGGCCGCCGCGAGGACCGACGAGGACCTCGCCGAGATGCGTGCGCTGCTCGCCCGTCGCGACGCACTCGACGACCACGACGAGTTCGTGCTGGCGGACGCGGAGTTGCACTTCACCGTGGTGCGGGCGTCGCACAACGCGGTACTGACCGAGTTGTACCGCGGGCTCACCGAGGTGGTCACCGCGAGCGTGGCGACCACCAGCGAGACCCGGATGTCGCCACGGATCCAGCACCGCGGGCTCGTCGACGCGATCGCCGCCGGGGACGTCGAGCGCGCGGCGCGGGAAGCGGGCGGCTTCCTCGACGAGCTGCTCGGGGAGCTGCCGGACCGCGGTTCGAGTGTCACGCCAACGTCTGTGGCGCCGTAGCGGACAGGCGCTGCGCGGCGAACGTCGCCGCCTGCGACGTCATGCCGGACTGCACATACAGGCTGTGGGCGGCGCGGTCGTCACCGACGGAGCAGATCGGATCGCCGACAGTGCAGAGGTCGATGGTCTTGGCGCCGTAGAGCGGACTGACGGCCGTCAGCGGCAGCCCGATCCGGTCGGAGGGATTGCCGAACACCGCTACGGCGGCGACATGGTCGGCGATCTGGGGCGGCATCACATTGGTGAACCCGAGTGCGGGACCCGGGGCCGCCGTGATGGCGTCGATCACCGCGGCGCCCTGCGAGTAGCCGCCGAGCACGATCGCGGTGCCCGGGCATGCGGCGACCGTGCCCTGCACGTGCGCGCTGGCGTCGTTCGCACCATCCGCTGCCGCCAGGAAGTCGTAGGACGCCGGATAGTTCACGGCGTACGTGCTCACCGACTTGCCACCCATGTCGTTCTCCAACTTGTCGACGAAACTCTCACCGACGACGCCGATTCCGGCGGGCTCACCGGTGCCGCGGGCGAACACCACCTCGACGTCGGGACAGGGCGCCGCCGCGGCAGTCGGTGCCGCGACCAACCCGGCCACCGCCAGTGCCGCACCAGCGATCGATGCGCAACGGCCACGTCGTCCGTGGGGATGTGGAACGGGCATGGGCGCGTCTCCTGTCGGCTCGGGTTGCTGTGAACCGATTCCACCCGATAGGACGGCCGCGGCCAATGGGGGCCAGCAGCAAAGTCGCACCTCACGCCAGCCGGTATCGCCACCGACGCGGCGGTCTGCAGATCGGCGACCACCACCCTCAGGCGATCGACCGCTGCACTGAACTCCCCAGCCATGATTCGAACACTAGTTCGAAGGTCCGACAAGTAGCACCCTGCGATGACTTTCGGCGCGACACTTGGTCAGTACCAGAGAACGAGTCGCA comes from the Mycolicibacterium litorale genome and includes:
- a CDS encoding FadR/GntR family transcriptional regulator; this encodes MPLATTRRAGLVDQVIAQLRESVSSGEWPVGTRIPTEPALVAALGVGRNTVREAVRALAHGGILEVRQGDGTYVRATSEVSGALRRLCGSELREVLEVRRCLEVEGARLAAAARTDEDLAEMRALLARRDALDDHDEFVLADAELHFTVVRASHNAVLTELYRGLTEVVTASVATTSETRMSPRIQHRGLVDAIAAGDVERAAREAGGFLDELLGELPDRGSSVTPTSVAP
- a CDS encoding cutinase family protein, which codes for MPVPHPHGRRGRCASIAGAALAVAGLVAAPTAAAAPCPDVEVVFARGTGEPAGIGVVGESFVDKLENDMGGKSVSTYAVNYPASYDFLAAADGANDASAHVQGTVAACPGTAIVLGGYSQGAAVIDAITAAPGPALGFTNVMPPQIADHVAAVAVFGNPSDRIGLPLTAVSPLYGAKTIDLCTVGDPICSVGDDRAAHSLYVQSGMTSQAATFAAQRLSATAPQTLA